A single genomic interval of Armigeres subalbatus isolate Guangzhou_Male chromosome 1, GZ_Asu_2, whole genome shotgun sequence harbors:
- the LOC134205735 gene encoding proton-coupled amino acid transporter 1-like yields MTVIAEPQQTSAGGLAVVQKNVPNAAAATGQFNQAFELNDVEGAKNGSTPDGKARSGYHPDDDGGGGGGHGIESDHPTNYLETIMHIFKGNVGPGLYAMGQAFYNGGILVSPILTVLLGITCIHSQHLLLIASKKIKSKLPASNKYPDFAETVELCFEHGPIRFQRWSRAMHLAVNIFICVTQLGFCTVYFGFISNNLKQIYDYYGIHLDVRLHMVIILVPILLPSLIRNFKYLAWCMTLANACMILGICITAYYAVQDLPAISERNYFSSWHQLPLYFGTAIFAFEGIALVLPLQNAMKKPEDFGRPLGVLNVGMAVVTFIFTGLGFVGYLQWGDDVQSSLTLNIPHDEILAQSVKVMVSLGVLLGYSLQFFIAIQIMLPTVLKTVSFGRNHPVLIDLAFRTVMVLITFAIAECILNVGALISLIGALCSTSLALVFPPVLELILGLADNECADTTTTGETKSSNSIGVFVWVKNILILVLALFIFVTGTIESLNAIRHLQ; encoded by the exons ATGACCGTCATTGCAGAACCACAACAAACATCCGCCGGCGGTTTGGCCGTCGTTCAAAAGAACGTACCCAACGCTGCCGCCGCGACAGGTCAATTCAACCAAGCGTTCGAGCTTAACGACGTCGAAGGCGCCAAAAATGGTTCAACACCTGATGGCAAAGCGCGCAGCGGGTACCACCCTGACGACGACGGCGGCGGTGGCGGAGGCCATGGCATCGAATCCGACCATCCGACCAACTATTTGGAAACCATCATGCACATCTTTAAGGGCAACGTCGGTCCCGGGCTGTACGCCATGGGGCAGGCATTCTACAACGGTGGCATTCTCGTGTCACCCATACTGACCGTCCTGCTCGGCATCACGTGCATTCACAGTCAACATCTGTTG CTGATTGCGTCGAAGAAAATTAAATCTAAATTACCCGCGTCGAACAAATATCCCGATTTTGCGGAAACGGTTGAGCTCTGTTTCGAACATGGACCGATACGATTTCAACGCTGGAGCCGAGCGATGCACCTAGCCGTAAATATCTTCATTTGCGTCACCCAGCTGGGTTTTTGTACTGTGTACTTCGGATTCATAAGTAACAATCTGAAACAA ATCTACGACTACTACGGAATCCATCTGGACGTCCGATTACATATGGTGATAATCCTGGTGCCGATCTTGCTCCCGTCTCTGATCCGCAACTTCAAATACCTGGCCTGGTGTATGACCCTTGCCAATGCGTGCATGATCCTCGGAATTTGCATCACAGCCTACTACGCCGTGCAGGATCTCCCTGCGATCAGCGAACGGAACTACTTCTCCAGTTGGCACCAATTGCCGCTCTACTTTGGTACCGCAATCTTCGCGTTCGAAGGAATTGCATTAGTCCTACCGTTGCAGAACGCCATGAAGAAACCCGAAGACTTCGGACGGCCTCTGGGGGTGCTCAATGTAGGAATGGCCGTCGTCACgttcattttcaccggattggGCTTTGTTGGATACCTTCAGTGGGGTGACGACGTCCAGAGCAGTCTGACACTGAACATCCCACACGATGAAATACTGGCACAGAGCGTCAAAGTTATGGTTTCCTTAGGAGTCCTACTCGGGTACTCCCTGCAGTTTTTCATCGCAATTCAAATTATGCTACCGACCGTGCTGAAAACTGTCTCCTTTGGTAGAAACCATCCGGTGCTAATTGATTTGGCTTTCAGAACTGTCATGGTTTTGATAACCT TTGCTATAGCGGAATGTATTCTCAATGTTGGAGCGTTAATCTCACTAATTGGGGCGTTGTGTTCAACATCTCTGGCCCTAGTGTTTCCACCTGTATTGGAGTTAATTTTAGGACTTGCCGATAACGAGTGCGCTGATACAACAACGACAGGAGAGACCAAATCCAGCAATAGTATAGGCGTTTTTGTGTGGGTTAAGAATATTCTGATATTAGTGCTGGCATTGTTCATATTTGTTACGGGGACTATCGAAAGTTTAAATGCTATTCGACACCTTCAGTAG